Below is a window of Oceanococcus sp. HetDA_MAG_MS8 DNA.
ACTTTGGGCATGTCCATGTCCGAGGCGTCTACAAACGGCGGACCCGACCATGCCAGCGTGGCCTGCAACGAATACTTTCTTCATGGAGTCTTGTGCGCGGTTCGGTCCCGTATCCCTCATCGGAATGTATCACGCTTCTTCAGGGGTCGACGCCAACCCGGACCTCCAAGGCAACAGACCGGCGTCGATGGGCTGCTCGGCAACACATGCCTTGTAGATTTCACACAACTCTGATGCCACTAGTGCAAGTAGCCTGAGCTGCCAGCTCGTTCTCAACAAGGCCTTGACAACAAATGTGTCAGTTCTTCGTTATAGAAGTCCTAACGTGAGCAGTCATCTCCCGACGAGCATTTGCGCCTGTCCAGGTTGGCTCATCCCCTAGCACAGCTTGGAATGTATCAGCGTCTATCACACCATAAACAGCAAGTGATGCAGAGCGAAGAATCGCCCCATTATCAACAACGAATTGTCGACCTGACGGCGTAGACACCAAAGCCGCAACGTGACAGGCGCCGGTCCGGCGGAAAAGGAAGTCCGGACATGAGTAAATGTCCTCGACAACCCAGGAAGGCTCCCTCAGCAAGCTGCTCTTCACTGCTGCAACGTGCTGCTGACAGTTCATACTTGCGTCAAAGTACAGAGTACGATTTATTGCGGCGAGCCGATCTAACTCTGGAGTTGCGGCGCAACCAACGATGAGCAGGGCAAGCACAGCGATAGATACCTTATGGATTGTCGGACCCATGACCGGGCTCACGTCGCGACCAGAAGCCCCAGGAGATATCAGCCGCCGTCAAGGCAACGTAAATAATCGAGCCACATTCAATGTTGAAGAGCTCGGAAAGTGGTGCATTTCTATCGACTGACTCGTGGCTCGCTCAAGGGTTCGAGCTGTCCCTGCCGGCCCCGCCCGAACAATATGGTCAACCCAGACGCTGGCTACCCAACCCCCTGAGCCTCATTCATCGACCAAAGTCGACTATGTACTGGTGTCCTATGATCGCTACCATGGCGCTCATGAAAGCCATTGCCTTGACTTTAAGCTGGGCGGCCATTTGGATGCTGCTGAGCCTCCCAGTGACTGGCGTTCATCTGCACCTCGACACCCATACCTCGTCGGAGCATTCCGCTCCTTCGCACCAAATGGTGCGCTCAGAACCAAGCTCGTTACACGTTGTTCACGCCTTCGATGCAGAGCATTCCCACGGTCTGAATGTTGGCGAGCAACAGGATGTCGAGCCCGAGATCACCCCCTTAGGCAAGTTTGCTGCTGCAATCCTTATAGCAATTGCCGGCAGCCTATTGATCCGCACACAAAGCCCAGTACGCTCGCGGCTGCGGACATTGAGCGCCCCCCGCCCACCTCTGCGCTACAGCCAGCCTCCAGCCCAGGCCCCACCAAGCCCCATCTGATCCCCTACACCGAAAGTGCGTGTGCCTCATTGTGCACGCGTGCCTGGATCAGCCCTGGAGGCTTTATGACAACAGCTTTTCCCCTGGCAGCCGTAGCTGCGGCGGCGCTACTAGCGCCTGCGGCGCTTGCCATAGCCAGTCCCCTGGTTAGCCACGGTTCTTTGACCTTGGAGCAAGCCACTGCACTGGCTTATCAACACCACCCCCGACTGGCGGGGTTTGAGCCTCAGTGGCAAGTCCATTCAGCCTTGGCGGAGCAATTTGCACAGCCTCCCGCCACACAAGTAGAGCTGATGGCCGAGGACTTTCTGGGCCAGCAGCGCACCCGCGACTGGGATAATGCTCAAACTACCATCAGCCTGAGTCGGGTGATGTGGTTGGGGCAAAGGCGCGAAGCTCGCGCCGCCGTATCTCAGGCTGAAGGCTCCCTGCTGAGACGCGAACAGGATGTGCAGCGCCTAGATGTGCTGGCGGACTTAAGCTTGTCCTTCATTGAAGTGCTGAGCGTGCAGCACAAAATTGCGTTGGCCCAAACCGGCCTCGGCTTTGCGAAGCAGCACGCTCAGTCAACGCAGCAGCGCGTGCAGGCGGGCGCCGAGCGGGCAGTGTTTGCAGCTCGTGCTCGCATCCAGGTGGCCGAGGCGGAACTGCTGCTGGAAGATCTAGAGCATAGCCTGGTCACTGCACGCCAGGCCTTGATCCGCCACATGGGCGAGCCGGAACTCAAGCCGCAACAGGTGCAAGGGCGGCTCGCGATCCCCGCTGCAGAGCCTGCATTGCAAGCTGTGCTCGACACCCTGGAGAGCAGCCCTCAGCTGCGGGCTTTGATCGAAAAGCAACGCGTGCAAAGCGCACAGCTACGCCTAGAACAAAGCCGAGCCCGCGGACAAATCCAGGCCACGCTAGGCCTGCGACGGCTAGAGGGGCTGAACGATACTGCCTGGGTTGCAGGTATCAGTCACCCCTTGTTTAGCCAGGCCCGCGCCCAACCCAAAATCAAGGCCGCGCGCGCCGCGACGGCCACAACTCAGTTCCAGCTCCAGGACCTTAAGCAGCAACTCCGATTACAGCTCACCGCCCATATTCAGGAGCTGCGCCATGCCCGGCACGTGGCTGCTGTACTGCGTTCATCGATCCTGCCAGAGCTAGATACCGCTGTGGCTCAAACCGAGTCCGCTTATCGCCGGGGCCAGGCGGGCTGGCAAGAATTAGCCAGCTTGCATCGCGACTGGCTCAGCGCCCAGCTACGCCTCGTCGACACCCAGCAACGCTACCACCAGCACGCCATCGATATTGAACGGCTCAGCGGCCACAGCCTGCAGCTCAAGGAGTCTCGGCCATGAACACCCCACAACTCTTGATGCGGCAGCTTCGTCCGCTGTGCCTCGGATGTCTACTCTGCGCAGCCGCCCTCAGCAATGCAGCAAGCCCAGACCCCAGCGGCCCCCACGGCGGCCGAATCCTCACACAAGAGGACATCGCCGTCGAGCTTAAACTGGTAGACGAGGCCGAGGGTACACACATGTATGCCTGGCTATACACCGACAACGCGGCTTTGTCCGCCGACGCTGCGACGCTCACTGTTGCTTTAGAACGCCTGGATGGTCAGGTCAACCCGCTCAGCTTTTCCCACCATCTTCAGGGGCTACGAAGCGTCGAAAGCATTGCTGAACCGCACTCCTTTACGGTCAAGGTCCGTGTGGAAAAGGCTGGAAGCACTTTCGACTGGAGCTACGACAGCTTTGAGGGGCGGACGCATTTGCGTGCTGAAACCGCAGACATTTCCGGCCTGAAAACCAGCCTGGCAGGACCGGCGACCGTGCGTCAGACGCTCAGGCTCAGCGGGCAGATCCATCCTTCGCCCACCGCTGAGGCCCGAATCTCTGCCCCCTATACGGGGACCATCCAGACGACCCAGGTCCAACCTGGTCAGCAAGTCCGCCAGGGCCAAACCCTGGCCCGTGTCCAAAGCCTGGATAGCCTGCAAAGCTACGGCCTCAATGCCCCCTTCGATGGATGGGTTGTGCAGCACCAGGCCCGTGTCGGTGAGGTCGCCACCCCCAACACCCCCCTCTTTGTCATCGTTGATTTGGATCGGCTCTGGGTTGAGCTTGCCGTGTTGCCTGCTGACATTCCTCAGCTACGCCCCGGACTTCCCGTACATATCGAGGGTCTCCATGGTCGGCGGCAAGCGCAGGGCCACATTCAAACGATCTTGCCCAGCCAGCAGCCCGGCGGCGTGCACTACGCCATGGTGGAGGTAGACAACAGTGATCGCCATTGGCATCTGAACGAATTTGTGGACGCCCAGGTGGAGCTGAAATCTGAAAGGGTGCCATTGGCGGTGCGCCGTGAGGCCCTGCAAAGCTTTCGCGGCGCCACGGTGGTCTTTGCGCAGTTCGGCCAGACCTATGAGGTACGCCCGCTGGAGTTGGGCGCGCAGGATGCGCAATGGGCCGAAGTTCGCAGCGGGCTTGCGCCAGGCACCTCTTATGTCACGCAGAACAGCTACTTGATCAAGGCCGACATCGAAAAGTCCGGCGCCGCGCACGACCATTAGGACAGGCCCATGCTCAAAATCATTCTTGACCGGGCGATTCGTCACCGCGTGAGCATCCTACTGATGACGCTGGTGCTGAGCGGGCTGGGGCTATGGAACCTGCCGAAACTCGCCATTGATGCCGTCCCGGATATCACCAATGTGCAGGTACAAATCAATACCGACCTACCCGGCTACACCCCGCTAGAATCCGAGCAACGCGTCACTCTGCCTCTGGAGTGGGCGCTGGGCGGGCTGGCTGGGTTGGATTACATTCGCTCCATCTCGCGTTATGGGCTCAGTCAGGTCACCGTAGCCTTCGATGACCAAACCGATCTTTACTTTGCCCGCCAGCAGGTGGCTGAACGCTTACAGACCCTGCGTAGCCAACTCCCCCCTGGGGCTGAACCGCAGATGGGCCCGGCCGCGACGGGACTGGGCGAAATCAGCATGTATGTGCTGGATAAAGAGCCCAGCGCCGATGTAACACCCATGCAGCTGCGCGAAGTACAGGACTGGATTGTCCGCCCGCAATTGTTACGCGTAGATGGTGTCGCAGATGTCAACGCTGTGGGGGGCTACCGCAAACAGTATCTGGTGTACCCCGACCTGCGCCGCCTGCAGGCCATGCAGCTCAGCCTGGAGGACCTGGCCGACACACTCGGCCGCAACAATCTTAACCAAGGGGCGAGCTTTATCGAAGGAGGTGGCCAGCAAGTGCTGCTGCGGGTGCCCGCGCAAATTGCAGGAGGTAGCACGGCCACCCTAGAGGATATTGGCGCGCTCACCATCAGCACGCATGCGGGCGCGCCCATTCGTGTGAGGGATGTGGCTGAGGTCGCTATTGGCTCGGCCTTACGCACCGGAGCTGCTACGCAAAATGGGCGCGAAGTGGTACTTGGCACCGTATTGATG
It encodes the following:
- a CDS encoding HlyD family efflux transporter periplasmic adaptor subunit, which encodes MNTPQLLMRQLRPLCLGCLLCAAALSNAASPDPSGPHGGRILTQEDIAVELKLVDEAEGTHMYAWLYTDNAALSADAATLTVALERLDGQVNPLSFSHHLQGLRSVESIAEPHSFTVKVRVEKAGSTFDWSYDSFEGRTHLRAETADISGLKTSLAGPATVRQTLRLSGQIHPSPTAEARISAPYTGTIQTTQVQPGQQVRQGQTLARVQSLDSLQSYGLNAPFDGWVVQHQARVGEVATPNTPLFVIVDLDRLWVELAVLPADIPQLRPGLPVHIEGLHGRRQAQGHIQTILPSQQPGGVHYAMVEVDNSDRHWHLNEFVDAQVELKSERVPLAVRREALQSFRGATVVFAQFGQTYEVRPLELGAQDAQWAEVRSGLAPGTSYVTQNSYLIKADIEKSGAAHDH
- a CDS encoding TolC family protein, which translates into the protein MTTAFPLAAVAAAALLAPAALAIASPLVSHGSLTLEQATALAYQHHPRLAGFEPQWQVHSALAEQFAQPPATQVELMAEDFLGQQRTRDWDNAQTTISLSRVMWLGQRREARAAVSQAEGSLLRREQDVQRLDVLADLSLSFIEVLSVQHKIALAQTGLGFAKQHAQSTQQRVQAGAERAVFAARARIQVAEAELLLEDLEHSLVTARQALIRHMGEPELKPQQVQGRLAIPAAEPALQAVLDTLESSPQLRALIEKQRVQSAQLRLEQSRARGQIQATLGLRRLEGLNDTAWVAGISHPLFSQARAQPKIKAARAATATTQFQLQDLKQQLRLQLTAHIQELRHARHVAAVLRSSILPELDTAVAQTESAYRRGQAGWQELASLHRDWLSAQLRLVDTQQRYHQHAIDIERLSGHSLQLKESRP